A stretch of Faecalibacterium duncaniae DNA encodes these proteins:
- a CDS encoding TRAP transporter large permease, translating into MAIQALLVILAVLLVLLFLGVPISYAIAVSSLTAILSSIDLNVAVLTAAQRTFVGMSKFSLTAIPFFILAGNIMNQGGIAKRLVDFVMAILGKMPGALLVTNIGTNALFGAISGSASAAAAAVGSMIRDGADEQGYDPAVTAATNAASSCSGLLIPPSNALITYSLASGGTSVAALFMAGYIPGIIWALCCCVVGVLLAVKLGYKGTPGKFDWKNLGVCTLRALPSLSLIIVVIGGIIGGVFSATEGSAIAVVYALVLAFCYRSINLKSLWKIIVDSAKMSGMVVFLVGVSNILGWVMAFLQIPDAVAAALLSLTSNKYIILLIMNVILLVSGTFMDVTPAILIFTPLFLPICQSFGMSTIQFGLILVYNLCIGNITPPVGNALFVGIKVGRTSLSKVMPYMLMYYVAIIGGLLLVTFIPAVSTALPQAMGLM; encoded by the coding sequence GTGGCAATTCAAGCGTTACTCGTAATTCTGGCAGTGCTGCTGGTGCTGCTGTTCCTCGGCGTGCCCATCTCGTACGCCATTGCAGTCTCTTCCCTGACTGCCATCCTTTCTTCCATTGACCTGAATGTGGCCGTGCTGACCGCTGCCCAGCGCACCTTTGTGGGCATGAGCAAGTTCAGCCTGACCGCTATCCCGTTCTTTATTCTGGCCGGCAACATCATGAATCAGGGCGGCATCGCCAAGCGTCTGGTGGATTTCGTCATGGCCATTCTGGGCAAGATGCCCGGCGCACTGCTGGTGACCAACATCGGCACCAACGCCCTGTTCGGTGCCATCTCCGGCTCTGCATCTGCCGCGGCTGCTGCTGTTGGCTCCATGATCCGCGACGGTGCCGACGAGCAGGGCTACGACCCCGCCGTGACCGCTGCCACCAACGCCGCTTCCTCCTGCTCCGGTTTGCTGATCCCGCCGTCCAACGCCTTGATCACCTACTCGCTGGCATCCGGCGGCACCTCTGTGGCTGCGCTGTTCATGGCCGGTTACATTCCCGGCATCATCTGGGCGCTGTGCTGCTGCGTGGTGGGCGTACTGCTGGCGGTCAAGCTGGGCTATAAAGGCACCCCCGGCAAATTTGACTGGAAAAACCTCGGCGTCTGCACCCTGCGCGCCCTGCCTTCGCTCTCCCTGATCATCGTGGTCATCGGCGGCATCATCGGCGGTGTGTTCTCTGCCACCGAAGGCTCTGCCATCGCGGTCGTCTATGCGCTGGTGCTGGCTTTCTGCTACCGCTCCATCAACCTGAAGAGCCTGTGGAAGATCATCGTGGACTCTGCCAAGATGTCCGGCATGGTGGTGTTCCTTGTGGGCGTTTCCAACATTCTGGGCTGGGTCATGGCCTTTTTGCAGATCCCGGATGCTGTGGCGGCAGCCCTGCTGAGCCTGACCAGCAACAAGTACATCATCCTGCTCATCATGAACGTGATCCTGCTGGTGTCCGGCACCTTTATGGATGTGACCCCGGCCATCCTCATCTTCACCCCGCTGTTCCTGCCCATCTGCCAGAGCTTTGGCATGAGCACCATCCAGTTCGGTCTGATCCTCGTGTATAACCTGTGCATCGGCAACATCACCCCGCCTGTGGGCAACGCACTGTTCGTGGGCATCAAGGTGGGCCGCACCTCGCTTTCCAAGGTCATGCCGTACATGCTTATGTACTATGTGGCCATCATCGGCGGCCTGCTGCTGGTCACCTTTATCCCGGCGGTGTCTACCGCACTGCCGCAGGCAATGGGCCTGATGTAA
- a CDS encoding TRAP transporter small permease — protein MEKLRNTLNKVLNLLAGLSMTVMVVLTTYQVIVRYIFNSPSTWSEELVGYLFGWSTMLGATIVSGERGHMNIPVLVDRFNPTMRKAFHIFAEVIAFLFSATILVFGGFQVSQLAMGQQTSSLGVAVGVFYWVMPICGVIILVYSVLNIIGIANGSICLDTPEDADFAKVEAEMAADADKENKED, from the coding sequence ATGGAAAAACTGAGAAATACCCTGAACAAGGTGCTCAACCTGCTGGCAGGTCTGAGCATGACGGTCATGGTGGTGCTGACCACCTATCAGGTCATCGTACGTTATATCTTCAACTCTCCCTCCACATGGTCGGAGGAACTGGTGGGTTATCTGTTCGGCTGGAGCACCATGCTGGGTGCCACCATCGTCTCCGGCGAGCGCGGCCACATGAACATTCCCGTGCTGGTGGACCGGTTCAACCCCACCATGCGCAAGGCGTTCCACATCTTTGCCGAGGTCATCGCCTTCCTCTTCTCTGCTACCATTCTGGTGTTCGGCGGCTTTCAGGTGTCCCAGCTGGCTATGGGACAGCAGACCTCCTCGCTGGGCGTTGCCGTGGGCGTGTTCTACTGGGTCATGCCCATCTGCGGCGTGATCATTCTGGTGTATTCCGTGCTGAACATTATCGGCATTGCAAACGGCTCCATCTGTCTGGATACCCCGGAGGATGCAGACTTTGCAAAGGTGGAAGCCGAAATGGCTGCCGATGCCGACAAGGAAAATAAGGAGGACTAA